The genomic window ACCATCGATTTCTTTGAAAATATGCTGTTTTAAATGATAGTTCGGTCTAGTACCATCAATTTGATGTTGCAAATTTCATTAACTATTTCAACATTGATCTTTAaacctatttatttatttttacaagCCAATATCCTAAATAACATGTATTTTGACAAGGAGGTGAAAAGAAACAACTACAGATGGCATCAACAACAACGGATGCAGTGTACAGCAGCAGAGAATTTGATTCATTTTCATTTATCTTTTGACAGCTGAAGAATCTGATTCACAGTTCAATATTTTTGTATTACCTATGTGCCTTTCTCAAATCTCAATACAGTTTATTTTTCATCCACAATTTTAAGAGCACCAGGAAACCTTTACGAGAAGAGAATATCATAGTATTACCACTTCCTCCAATAATCCAGTCCACAGCAGTATTGTGCAAGATAAGATCAACGGTTTTAATCGCTGGGTGACTGAAACATCTTAGTACTGAACTAGTTACCAAGGAATGTCTATACTAGTTTTGTTCCATACCATACACTAGTGTAGTATAAATCAGTTCATCCAGCACCTCATGAATAAGCAATCAATCAGCACAAACAATCAAAATCATGGAGTTCAGGAAAGCAGGAGGGCAGACCTTTGTGTGCGTCAGGCGCATCATGATACACGGGCTCATCCTCCGGCACGGTGTGCAGCtcatctgttgctgctgctgcctccCCGGGGATACCTGCAGCGTCATCTGGGTAGCGAACAACCACAACCGGGCAGACACAGTGATGCACACAGTAATCACTAACACTCCCGAGCCTCCCTTTGCCGCCCTTGCGCGAGGCCCCGAATCCGCGGCTTCCCATGATCATGGCTGACAGGCCAAGGCGCTCGGCCTCGAGGCAGAGGCGCTCCTTCATGTCGTGGTCCTTGACGACGTGGATCTTAAAGGGGATCTGCGCGGCAACGAGCGGCTGCGCCAGGTCCTGCGACTTGGTGGACGTGAAGGCGTCGAAGTCCTCCTCCCGCTTCTTCTGCAGCTCCTCcgcggaggcggcggggtcg from Triticum aestivum cultivar Chinese Spring chromosome 3B, IWGSC CS RefSeq v2.1, whole genome shotgun sequence includes these protein-coding regions:
- the LOC123071017 gene encoding universal stress protein PHOS32, encoding MAANSSSPSAGGDAPAPALPPVRLAAGQAATIQPSSPRYFFSSLAGKDASSHRRIAIAVDLSDESAFAVRWAVQNYLRPGDAVVLLHVRPTSVLYGADWGSIPVSVSDDDADDAAVAVAAEGSDPAASAEELQKKREEDFDAFTSTKSQDLAQPLVAAQIPFKIHVVKDHDMKERLCLEAERLGLSAMIMGSRGFGASRKGGKGRLGSVSDYCVHHCVCPVVVVRYPDDAAGIPGEAAAATDELHTVPEDEPVYHDAPDAHKEN